Proteins encoded by one window of Anaerobacillus sp. CMMVII:
- a CDS encoding TerC family protein, which translates to MSLEMDFLIPLLTIISIDIVLGGDNAIVVALACRNLPERIRNKAILLGIGLAIFARITLTLFAVYLLQIPMLMAIGGALLLYISYHLLIDMEDEREIQGSITLMAAIKTIIVADIVMGFDNVLAVAGAAHGNKTLVIIGLLVSVPIIIWGSKIILVAMQRYPIVIYIGAAILAFTATKMIVHEPLLAPLFTSHPLVSIFLQISLVVAVVLIGWVMKRLRRSNIEFRA; encoded by the coding sequence ATGAGCCTAGAGATGGATTTTCTTATTCCATTATTAACAATTATTAGTATTGATATTGTCTTAGGTGGTGACAATGCAATTGTTGTAGCCTTAGCCTGTCGTAATTTACCTGAACGAATTCGCAACAAAGCTATCTTGCTTGGAATTGGTCTAGCTATTTTTGCAAGAATTACCTTAACATTATTTGCAGTTTATCTATTACAAATACCTATGCTTATGGCTATAGGTGGTGCCTTGTTATTGTATATTTCCTATCACCTATTAATTGATATGGAGGACGAAAGAGAGATTCAAGGAAGTATTACATTGATGGCTGCAATAAAAACAATTATTGTCGCAGATATTGTCATGGGGTTTGATAACGTCCTAGCAGTCGCAGGAGCGGCACACGGAAACAAAACACTAGTAATAATTGGATTATTAGTTTCTGTCCCTATTATCATTTGGGGAAGTAAAATTATTTTAGTTGCTATGCAGCGCTACCCAATTGTTATTTACATAGGAGCTGCTATCCTTGCTTTTACAGCCACTAAAATGATCGTCCATGAACCCTTATTAGCCCCACTTTTTACAAGTCATCCCTTGGTTTCAATCTTCTTGCAGATTAGTTTAGTAGTTGCAGTAGTGCTCATTGGATGGGTCATGAAACGATTACGAAGAAGTAATATTGAGTTTAGGGCTTAG
- a CDS encoding efflux RND transporter periplasmic adaptor subunit, with product MKRFGLAFASIFLLFACSTKDITSETTTGQQIPVDLASVQEINLEQKLEIPGQALPNAIIPLFTTTPFNVIEVNKKVGDKVFAGEQILRLDDEIVQRQASQAQKAVSELEKGITAAKQLQKNVDSEYAEIQKLQRELEASLDKSRQLISSLTDEAEDINLLLIIQQSLETSLKQAELTQAAGKIGSLPQINVAELEIQLEVAKQNSRQAQMAVEATTLTSPINGTIAELNVTENQIAPPNSALATVVNLNPIIATFHVNSYQVVQLAENMKATLVIEGLQNEIKSKIQVVSPTINPQTNLFKVEIPIENDGERIKGGMRVIAYIDLGGIEKANVIPTESILYDENSPYVFIVKDGIAKRQDITLGIRSGNVIEVHEGITLGDQVVTRGKERLTDGVEITVRNED from the coding sequence TTGAAACGTTTTGGACTAGCCTTTGCTTCAATATTTCTCTTATTTGCCTGTTCTACAAAGGATATCACTAGTGAAACAACTACTGGTCAACAAATTCCCGTTGATCTTGCATCTGTTCAAGAAATTAATTTAGAACAAAAATTAGAAATCCCCGGTCAAGCATTACCAAACGCAATCATCCCCCTTTTTACGACAACTCCTTTTAATGTTATTGAAGTAAATAAAAAAGTAGGGGACAAGGTATTTGCGGGAGAGCAAATTCTAAGGTTAGACGATGAAATTGTGCAACGCCAAGCCAGTCAAGCACAAAAAGCAGTATCTGAATTAGAAAAGGGGATTACAGCTGCTAAGCAACTACAAAAAAATGTTGATAGTGAATACGCAGAAATTCAAAAACTTCAACGAGAGTTAGAAGCATCTTTAGATAAATCTCGACAGTTAATTAGTTCGTTAACAGATGAAGCTGAAGATATAAATTTATTATTGATTATCCAGCAATCTTTAGAAACTTCATTAAAGCAGGCAGAGCTTACCCAAGCAGCTGGCAAGATTGGAAGTTTACCTCAAATAAATGTCGCTGAATTAGAAATACAACTTGAGGTTGCGAAACAAAATTCCCGCCAAGCTCAAATGGCCGTTGAAGCAACTACGTTAACCTCACCGATTAACGGAACAATTGCCGAGCTAAATGTCACGGAAAATCAAATAGCACCACCAAATAGTGCTCTGGCCACAGTCGTTAATCTAAATCCAATCATTGCGACATTTCATGTCAATAGTTATCAAGTTGTACAATTAGCAGAAAATATGAAGGCAACTTTAGTAATTGAGGGGCTACAAAATGAGATCAAAAGTAAGATACAAGTTGTCTCTCCTACCATCAATCCACAAACGAATTTATTTAAAGTAGAAATCCCTATTGAGAATGATGGTGAACGTATAAAAGGTGGTATGCGTGTCATTGCGTATATTGATTTAGGTGGAATTGAAAAAGCAAATGTTATTCCGACTGAAAGTATTCTTTATGACGAAAATTCTCCTTACGTTTTTATCGTAAAAGATGGCATTGCTAAACGCCAAGATATTACACTAGGTATTAGAAGTGGTAATGTAATTGAAGTCCATGAAGGGATTACTTTAGGTGATCAAGTAGTAACCAGAGGGAAAGAACGATTAACTGATGGAGTAGAAATAACAGTAAGAAACGAGGATTAA
- the mecA gene encoding adaptor protein MecA has protein sequence MEIERLNESTIKFYITYKDIENRGFDREEIWYNRERGEELFFEMINEANDKENFELEGPLWIQVQALDKGLEIIVTRGQITDGNVRLEIPVSNEQINIPVDENIVDMLDDNFVKNKYRDREDEEQELLDLVIGFQDFEDIISLSHHLEVRGFKNALYHFENRYYLFVMFTDEFPEEEQDDILSQILEFGHESEITIHRIQEYGKEIIGDEALQGLRKMFQK, from the coding sequence ATGGAGATTGAAAGACTAAACGAATCGACCATTAAGTTTTATATTACGTACAAGGATATTGAGAATCGAGGCTTTGATCGGGAAGAGATTTGGTATAACCGTGAACGTGGTGAAGAACTATTTTTTGAGATGATAAACGAAGCAAATGATAAAGAGAATTTTGAACTAGAGGGGCCACTCTGGATTCAAGTCCAAGCTCTTGATAAAGGACTTGAAATTATCGTTACGAGAGGGCAAATTACTGATGGCAATGTTAGGTTAGAAATTCCTGTTTCCAATGAGCAGATAAACATCCCAGTTGATGAAAATATTGTTGACATGCTAGATGATAACTTCGTAAAGAATAAATATCGAGATCGCGAGGATGAGGAACAGGAGTTATTAGATCTTGTTATTGGCTTTCAAGATTTTGAAGATATTATCTCCTTGAGCCATCATTTAGAGGTTAGGGGATTCAAAAATGCCCTTTATCACTTTGAAAATCGTTATTATTTATTCGTTATGTTCACCGATGAATTCCCTGAAGAGGAACAAGATGATATCCTGAGTCAAATTCTTGAATTTGGACACGAGTCGGAAATTACAATTCATCGTATCCAGGAGTATGGCAAAGAAATCATCGGTGATGAGGCTTTACAGGGATTACGAAAGATGTTCCAGAAATAA
- the spxA gene encoding transcriptional regulator SpxA yields the protein MVTLFTSPSCTSCRKAKAWLEEHNIEFVERNIFAEPLTIDEVKEVVRMTEDGTDEIISTRSKVFQELNVEVESLSLQQLFKIISENPGLLRRPIIIDEKRLQVGYNEAEIRRFLPRKVRTFFLQEAQRAANE from the coding sequence ATGGTAACTCTATTTACATCCCCAAGTTGTACATCTTGTAGAAAAGCAAAAGCATGGTTAGAGGAACATAATATTGAATTTGTAGAAAGAAATATTTTTGCAGAACCTTTAACGATTGATGAGGTGAAGGAAGTAGTTCGAATGACCGAAGATGGTACAGACGAAATTATTTCAACTCGTTCTAAAGTATTTCAGGAGTTAAATGTTGAAGTAGAATCTTTATCATTACAACAACTATTTAAGATAATTAGTGAAAACCCAGGGCTTTTAAGAAGACCGATCATTATTGACGAAAAGCGTTTACAGGTGGGGTATAATGAGGCGGAAATTCGTCGTTTCTTACCGCGCAAGGTTAGAACATTTTTCTTACAGGAAGCTCAAAGAGCAGCAAACGAATAA